A genomic window from Sporosarcina sp. Marseille-Q4063 includes:
- a CDS encoding DNA internalization-related competence protein ComEC/Rec2: protein MLVNVVFLPIFFRRKEDFLTPILAVLAAFFSYLYISATLPEIIESGIETETLTWSDNAKIDGGSIKGFAKTNNGNSIYAIYRFKTEDEKNKFKELNLPSVQFTLSGEYLKADIPSHAYSFSMDKYLKMYGASGIFESEAILQIEVKDTLISRLSAHRRTVKQHIQKTFPESLITEAEALLIGDRSGMTNDEGAILRRLGITHLFAISGLHVGLLTFMLRELLLRLKVRRESLNLLLIFLLPIYAIMAGGAPSVWRAVSVTVFILMTTFGRVKVRLDNAIALSAIVFILYEPFVLFQPGFQLSYLAAFSLVLSSTILSKTNSVIKVSFFVTLFSQLSLYPVLLFHFHELSLSSFIVNLFYVPLYSVLILPINIILLIMTVIFPAIASFLFVFYVPIREFIHILTNWIASIPYQLWTPGKPGVIESVFAVVGVLLFFLRYEEGKNFFRSLVFVLVPALLIHLLPYFDSTLRVTYLDVGQGDSVVIELPYRRAVYVIDTGGSVAFGKANWKTPGNQFEVGRQIVVPYLRGRGISKIDKLIISHADADHMEGADEVLEEIEVGEIHISPGSLTELEMEDLYHIAGRKNIPFIEVEEGISWTDNHATFDYVNPPKGNYTGNNSSLVLLMRTEGPSFLFTGDMEVESEEKFLRRYKTIDFGQVILKVGHHGSKTSSSDQFIDYLRPELAIISSGRKNMYGHPHSQVIDTFSKFNIPVLETAKNGSIVVSVKDGRYRVNLSTQ, encoded by the coding sequence TTGTTAGTTAACGTTGTATTCCTCCCTATCTTTTTTCGCAGAAAAGAAGATTTCCTCACACCTATCCTCGCAGTTCTAGCTGCTTTTTTCTCTTATTTGTATATTTCAGCTACACTGCCTGAAATTATTGAAAGCGGAATCGAAACGGAAACATTGACGTGGTCCGATAATGCAAAAATTGATGGCGGTTCCATAAAAGGTTTTGCTAAAACGAATAATGGAAATTCGATTTATGCGATTTATCGATTTAAGACAGAAGACGAAAAAAATAAATTTAAAGAACTTAACTTGCCATCTGTGCAATTTACATTGTCAGGCGAATATCTAAAAGCCGATATTCCTTCACATGCGTATTCTTTTAGTATGGATAAATATTTAAAAATGTACGGTGCATCTGGAATATTCGAATCGGAAGCCATCTTACAAATTGAAGTTAAGGACACCCTTATTTCTCGTCTATCCGCTCATAGACGGACAGTTAAGCAGCATATTCAAAAGACATTTCCAGAATCGCTGATTACCGAAGCAGAAGCCCTGTTGATTGGCGATCGATCCGGGATGACAAATGATGAAGGAGCCATTTTACGTCGGCTAGGCATTACTCATTTGTTTGCTATTTCCGGTCTTCATGTTGGCTTATTAACTTTTATGTTGCGGGAACTTCTATTGCGCTTAAAAGTACGCAGAGAATCATTGAATTTATTGCTGATATTTTTGCTGCCGATTTATGCAATAATGGCAGGAGGCGCTCCTTCAGTTTGGCGTGCAGTTTCTGTAACTGTTTTTATCTTAATGACAACTTTTGGTCGAGTTAAAGTCAGACTGGATAATGCAATCGCTTTAAGTGCAATTGTTTTTATTTTATATGAACCTTTTGTTCTTTTTCAACCTGGCTTTCAATTATCTTATTTGGCAGCATTTTCACTAGTTTTATCTTCAACGATTCTATCCAAAACGAATTCGGTGATCAAAGTATCATTTTTTGTTACTTTATTTAGCCAATTATCCCTTTACCCTGTTTTGTTGTTTCATTTTCATGAACTATCTTTATCATCATTTATTGTAAACCTTTTTTATGTTCCGCTCTATTCGGTACTTATTTTACCTATTAATATTATTTTGCTTATTATGACTGTGATTTTTCCTGCAATTGCGAGTTTTTTATTTGTTTTTTATGTACCTATCAGGGAGTTTATTCACATATTGACAAATTGGATTGCATCAATTCCATATCAATTATGGACACCGGGAAAGCCGGGTGTAATTGAAAGTGTTTTTGCTGTCGTTGGCGTTCTCCTGTTCTTTCTACGGTATGAAGAAGGCAAAAACTTTTTTCGTTCCTTGGTATTTGTCCTAGTTCCTGCACTTCTAATTCATTTACTGCCTTATTTCGATAGCACGCTGCGTGTAACCTATCTAGATGTCGGGCAAGGGGATAGCGTCGTAATTGAACTGCCATACAGACGCGCTGTTTATGTAATTGATACAGGAGGATCAGTTGCGTTCGGGAAGGCTAACTGGAAAACGCCAGGCAATCAGTTTGAAGTAGGACGCCAAATTGTGGTTCCTTATTTAAGAGGGCGCGGAATTTCGAAAATTGATAAACTGATTATTTCTCATGCGGATGCGGATCATATGGAAGGTGCAGATGAAGTACTTGAAGAAATTGAGGTCGGAGAAATTCATATATCTCCGGGCAGTCTAACTGAACTAGAGATGGAGGATTTATATCATATTGCCGGAAGGAAAAATATACCTTTTATTGAAGTGGAGGAAGGTATTTCATGGACGGACAATCATGCAACTTTTGACTATGTCAATCCGCCGAAAGGTAATTATACTGGAAATAATAGTTCACTCGTTTTATTAATGAGAACTGAGGGTCCGTCGTTTTTATTCACAGGTGATATGGAGGTTGAATCGGAAGAGAAGTTTTTAAGAAGATATAAGACGATTGATTTTGGACAGGTAATATTAAAAGTGGGGCATCATGGTAGTAAAACGTCTAGTTCAGATCAATTTATCGATTATTTACGGCCTGAATTAGCCATCATTTCCTCGGGTCGTAAAAATATGTACGGACATCCCCATTCACAGGTAATCGACACGTTTTCAAAATTTAATATTCCTGTACTGGAAACTGCTAAGAATGGTTCGATTGTTGTTTCGGTGAAAGATGGCCGGTATAGGGTAAATTTATCGACGCAATAA
- a CDS encoding class I SAM-dependent methyltransferase, whose product MNRSYAEFASVYDELMSEIPYDTYVELINLAANGIAGKKILDVGCGTGLLSVKLAKLDGLVTGVDLSPDMLSIATNRAESLNLPVTFVQQPMQQLTGFSDFDVAIIAIDSLNYVVEEEDVLQTFRNIYNSLAVDGVLLFDVHSTFKMDVIFMESPFVYDDKRISYIWNTEAGDEPHSVYSELAFFVRTENDLYTRFDEVHYQRTFSVLEYVAMLDEAGFSIERIFSDWEDLPPNFDSERIFFQARK is encoded by the coding sequence ATGAATCGTTCTTACGCGGAGTTTGCTTCCGTTTATGATGAACTCATGTCCGAAATCCCATACGATACATACGTGGAATTAATCAATCTTGCCGCTAATGGGATAGCGGGCAAGAAAATTTTAGATGTCGGGTGCGGAACAGGGTTATTATCAGTGAAATTGGCAAAATTAGATGGTCTTGTAACCGGGGTGGATCTTTCGCCCGACATGTTAAGTATAGCAACGAATAGAGCGGAATCACTGAATCTACCGGTAACATTTGTCCAACAACCCATGCAACAACTTACTGGTTTTTCGGATTTCGATGTAGCAATTATTGCAATTGACTCGTTAAATTATGTCGTTGAAGAAGAAGATGTGCTTCAAACATTCCGAAACATTTATAATTCGCTGGCAGTCGACGGGGTACTACTATTCGATGTCCATTCCACATTTAAAATGGACGTAATCTTTATGGAAAGTCCCTTCGTCTATGATGATAAGCGTATTTCGTATATTTGGAATACTGAAGCTGGAGATGAACCTCATTCCGTTTATTCGGAGTTAGCATTTTTCGTTCGAACTGAAAATGATTTGTATACACGATTTGATGAGGTTCATTACCAACGTACTTTTTCTGTTTTGGAATATGTCGCTATGCTGGATGAAGCTGGTTTTTCGATTGAACGGATTTTTTCTGATTGGGAAGACTTGCCCCCGAATTTTGATAGTGAAAGAATATTCTTTCAAGCTCGTAAATAA
- the sigK gene encoding RNA polymerase sporulation sigma factor SigK, translated as MSGFVLSIVQLWLEIPAVLGYIRGQAFKRPLSKEEEAACLARLAEGDFDARDELIERNMRLVAHIVKKFHPKHELLDDYISIGTIGLMKAVNTFTPDRKTKLATYAARCIENEILMYLRTQKKVQKDVSLFEPIGGDNDGQSLQIADLLQTDDESPIDTVEQNERKERLYKHLGKLDGRELEIIQRRYGLLDDKPMTQKAIAEQLDISRSYVSRIEKRAIVKLYQLFKHEYNE; from the coding sequence ATGAGCGGGTTTGTATTGTCGATTGTTCAGCTGTGGCTTGAAATACCTGCAGTGCTCGGCTATATCCGAGGGCAAGCGTTTAAACGCCCCCTATCTAAAGAAGAAGAAGCCGCATGTCTCGCAAGGCTCGCGGAAGGAGACTTCGACGCAAGGGATGAGCTTATTGAACGCAATATGCGTTTAGTGGCACATATCGTAAAGAAGTTTCATCCAAAACACGAACTACTTGATGATTATATTTCAATTGGAACAATTGGCCTAATGAAAGCGGTAAATACATTTACGCCAGACCGGAAAACAAAACTAGCAACTTATGCAGCACGTTGTATCGAAAACGAAATACTAATGTATCTTCGCACACAAAAAAAAGTACAAAAAGACGTTTCGCTTTTTGAACCGATCGGTGGAGACAATGATGGGCAATCATTACAAATTGCGGATTTACTTCAAACCGACGATGAGTCTCCAATCGATACTGTTGAACAGAACGAACGAAAAGAAAGGCTTTATAAACATCTTGGAAAACTTGACGGCAGAGAGTTAGAAATAATTCAACGCCGATATGGTCTTTTGGATGACAAACCAATGACTCAAAAAGCAATTGCCGAGCAACTCGATATTTCAAGAAGCTATGTTTCAAGAATTGAGAAACGCGCAATCGTAAAATTATATCAACTGTTTAAACATGAATATAACGAATAA
- the yqeH gene encoding ribosome biogenesis GTPase YqeH: protein MDDIKCIGCGITIQTENADKEGYAPASSLSNEELVCRRCFRLRNYNELQPVSLTGDDFLNILNGIGKKKGIVVKIVDIFDFNGSWISGLHRFVGNKDILLIGNKVDLLPKSINPNRVINWMKAEASKLGLKPVDVLLVSAYKGQGMEEALAAIDSIRRGKDVYVVGCTNTGKSTFINRIIKGETGIGNVITTSHFPGTTLDLVEIPFEDGKAIYDTPGVINDHQIAHYLDEKDLKAITPKKELKPKVFQLNSEQTLFLGGLARFDFISGERSSFMVYVSNDIEIHRTKLSNADALYEKHVGAMLTPPSEKSLEKLPSFVRHEFSIKNSKTDIVISGLGWITLQRPGVIAVYVPRGVDVVLRPSLI, encoded by the coding sequence GTGGACGACATTAAATGTATAGGTTGCGGCATTACAATTCAAACTGAAAACGCCGATAAAGAAGGTTATGCACCAGCGAGTTCATTATCGAATGAAGAACTAGTATGCCGACGTTGTTTCCGCCTCAGGAATTATAATGAGCTTCAGCCCGTTTCGTTGACTGGCGATGATTTCTTAAATATCTTGAATGGTATTGGGAAGAAAAAGGGTATAGTCGTTAAAATTGTTGACATCTTTGATTTTAATGGCAGTTGGATTTCAGGGTTGCACCGCTTTGTCGGTAATAAGGATATTTTATTAATCGGTAATAAAGTGGATTTATTGCCCAAGTCGATTAACCCCAACCGGGTCATTAATTGGATGAAGGCGGAGGCGTCAAAACTTGGATTGAAGCCGGTGGATGTCTTACTTGTTTCAGCCTATAAAGGCCAGGGGATGGAAGAAGCACTCGCGGCAATTGACTCTATCCGCCGCGGTAAAGATGTCTATGTGGTCGGATGCACAAATACCGGCAAATCGACTTTTATTAATCGAATCATTAAAGGTGAAACAGGTATCGGCAATGTTATTACGACATCACATTTTCCTGGAACGACGCTCGACCTTGTCGAAATCCCGTTCGAAGATGGGAAAGCTATTTATGATACGCCCGGAGTTATTAATGATCATCAAATCGCTCATTATCTCGACGAAAAAGATTTGAAAGCAATCACACCTAAAAAAGAACTAAAACCTAAAGTGTTTCAACTAAATTCGGAGCAAACATTGTTTCTTGGCGGGTTGGCCCGTTTCGACTTTATTTCAGGCGAACGCTCATCGTTTATGGTTTATGTTTCGAATGACATTGAGATTCACCGAACGAAATTATCAAACGCAGACGCATTGTATGAAAAGCATGTGGGTGCCATGCTTACACCGCCATCGGAAAAATCGCTAGAAAAGCTTCCGTCATTTGTTCGACATGAGTTTTCTATTAAAAATTCGAAAACGGATATTGTAATATCAGGTCTAGGCTGGATCACTCTTCAACGACCTGGCGTTATCGCAGTTTACGTTCCAAGAGGTGTAGATGTAGTTCTCCGACCATCTCTAATCTAA
- a CDS encoding ComE operon protein 2 — protein MERITWDQFFMAQCHLLALRSTCTRLAVGAIIVRDNRIIAGGYNGSISGGDHCIDHGCYVVENHCIRTIHAEMNALLQCSKYGIPAADSILYVTHFPCLQCSKAIIQAGVKNVYYATDYRNHEYAIKLFEQAGVTVQHIPFDETKIDFSGDAKLNLINDMLKSLHELGADEEDLMPLLKRVNELFGT, from the coding sequence ATGGAGCGAATTACATGGGATCAGTTTTTTATGGCTCAGTGTCACCTTTTAGCATTAAGAAGTACATGCACCAGGCTGGCAGTCGGCGCCATAATTGTTAGAGATAATCGAATAATAGCCGGAGGATATAATGGTTCAATTTCCGGAGGCGATCATTGTATTGATCATGGGTGCTATGTTGTTGAAAATCATTGTATTCGAACCATTCATGCTGAAATGAATGCTCTCTTGCAATGTTCTAAATATGGTATTCCGGCCGCCGATTCAATATTGTATGTCACTCACTTCCCTTGTTTACAATGTTCAAAAGCGATTATTCAGGCCGGTGTAAAAAACGTGTATTATGCAACAGATTATCGAAATCATGAGTATGCGATTAAGTTATTCGAACAGGCAGGTGTTACTGTTCAACATATCCCTTTCGATGAAACAAAAATAGATTTTTCAGGCGACGCCAAATTAAATTTAATTAACGATATGCTAAAATCTTTACATGAACTGGGAGCAGATGAAGAAGACTTGATGCCCTTACTGAAGAGGGTGAATGAACTATTCGGGACTTAA
- a CDS encoding YqzM family protein, with protein sequence MNEFEHDVQSKRNDFVDSAVGFVVAFVAFSAIFVIATIIDFIAS encoded by the coding sequence ATGAATGAGTTTGAACATGATGTACAGTCAAAACGAAATGATTTCGTTGATTCGGCCGTTGGCTTTGTCGTAGCATTTGTAGCCTTCTCTGCTATTTTTGTTATTGCTACAATTATTGACTTTATAGCAAGTTAA
- the rsfS gene encoding ribosome silencing factor → MTTTLLTTAYKAADDKKALDIVVLNMEGVSVMADQFIICHANSERQVQAIAREVIDQATKEGFPIRRMEGFETGRWVLADLGDVVVHVFHKDERDHYNLEKLWGDAPKIDMANAL, encoded by the coding sequence ATGACTACTACATTGTTAACAACAGCATATAAGGCTGCAGATGATAAAAAAGCATTGGATATTGTCGTATTAAATATGGAAGGTGTTTCAGTTATGGCTGACCAATTTATTATTTGCCATGCGAATTCTGAAAGACAAGTTCAAGCTATCGCGAGAGAAGTTATAGACCAAGCAACAAAAGAAGGTTTTCCAATTAGAAGAATGGAAGGGTTTGAAACTGGGAGATGGGTATTAGCTGATCTTGGCGATGTCGTTGTCCATGTCTTCCACAAAGATGAACGCGACCATTACAATCTAGAAAAACTTTGGGGAGATGCTCCGAAGATTGATATGGCTAATGCTCTATGA
- the yqeK gene encoding bis(5'-nucleosyl)-tetraphosphatase (symmetrical) YqeK produces the protein MDLVRLKTELSKRLSTGRYNHVLRVTRAAKRLATLHDVSEDKAELAALFHDIAKCLDPTSLRSLMVENKVDERLFLFHHELWHASVGAIIAENEFNVKDKEVLNAVKYHTTGRAGMSKLEKVIYVADMIEPGRNFPGVPQLRELATDNIEEAMGACIQQSVQFLVTKGVPVFPDSIDCYNEHVMKRGIVNK, from the coding sequence ATGGATCTGGTGCGGTTGAAAACTGAACTTTCAAAGCGATTGTCAACTGGTCGGTACAACCATGTTTTACGGGTTACTAGGGCGGCAAAGCGTTTAGCGACGCTTCATGATGTTTCCGAAGATAAAGCGGAACTTGCAGCCTTATTTCATGATATTGCGAAATGCTTGGACCCAACATCGCTTCGTAGTTTGATGGTTGAAAATAAAGTGGATGAACGGTTGTTTTTATTTCACCACGAATTATGGCATGCTTCCGTAGGTGCTATAATTGCGGAAAATGAATTTAATGTAAAAGATAAAGAAGTATTAAATGCAGTCAAATACCATACAACTGGTAGAGCAGGGATGTCCAAATTAGAAAAAGTCATTTATGTCGCAGATATGATAGAACCGGGGCGGAATTTTCCCGGCGTCCCACAATTACGGGAATTAGCAACAGATAATATTGAAGAGGCCATGGGGGCTTGCATACAGCAGTCAGTGCAATTCCTTGTCACAAAAGGAGTCCCAGTTTTTCCGGATTCAATTGACTGTTATAATGAGCACGTTATGAAGAGAGGAATCGTGAACAAATGA
- a CDS encoding nicotinate-nucleotide adenylyltransferase, with protein sequence MKRIGILGGTFNPPHIGHLIIANEIKYALDLDEVRLIPTASPPHKAADKDVMAHQRLRMVELAIEGAVGLTASSIEVDKGGVSYSYDTISALHEIEPEAEFFFIIGADMVDLLPTWHKIDELVQLVTFIGVNRPGSLGETPYPVKFISIPEIDLSSTVLRARLAEGGTIKFLTPSKVESFIRQEGLYGSGAVEN encoded by the coding sequence TTGAAACGAATAGGGATTTTAGGGGGTACTTTTAATCCTCCCCATATTGGCCATCTCATTATTGCAAATGAAATTAAATATGCCCTCGACTTAGATGAAGTCCGCTTAATCCCAACAGCTTCGCCGCCACATAAGGCGGCTGACAAGGATGTGATGGCTCATCAACGCCTTCGCATGGTAGAGCTTGCCATAGAGGGTGCTGTGGGCCTCACAGCTTCCTCTATTGAAGTTGATAAAGGGGGAGTATCTTATTCCTATGATACAATTTCTGCATTACATGAGATTGAGCCTGAAGCTGAATTTTTTTTCATTATCGGCGCGGATATGGTTGACTTGCTTCCGACATGGCATAAAATAGATGAACTTGTTCAACTCGTGACCTTTATAGGCGTTAACAGACCTGGATCACTTGGAGAAACGCCGTATCCTGTAAAGTTTATTTCCATTCCAGAAATCGATTTATCGTCAACGGTCCTTCGGGCAAGGTTAGCTGAGGGCGGAACGATAAAGTTCCTAACCCCTTCCAAAGTGGAATCTTTTATACGTCAGGAGGGTTTGTATGGATCTGGTGCGGTTGAAAACTGA
- the yhbY gene encoding ribosome assembly RNA-binding protein YhbY yields the protein MLTGKQKRFLRSEANQLQPLFQIGKNGLTQSVIEQIEEALEAKELIKVNILQNCGEDKNEIAQTLSEREGMNVVQVIGNIIVLYKESIEKKRIELP from the coding sequence ATGTTAACAGGTAAACAGAAACGATTTTTACGTAGTGAAGCAAATCAATTACAACCGCTTTTCCAAATCGGGAAAAACGGTTTAACGCAATCCGTAATCGAGCAGATAGAAGAAGCTTTAGAAGCCAAGGAATTAATCAAAGTTAATATCTTGCAAAATTGTGGGGAAGATAAAAATGAAATTGCACAAACACTTTCAGAACGAGAAGGAATGAATGTTGTTCAAGTGATTGGCAATATTATCGTTTTATATAAAGAATCAATCGAGAAAAAAAGAATCGAACTTCCGTAA
- a CDS encoding helix-hairpin-helix domain-containing protein, whose protein sequence is MLFLSFVSDNWRKFLFPMAAIAVIVAFLLIPHGQADNGQLVLSDQNPLKEINEEASKEVNDTELLVPAVIMVDVKGAVRHPGVYTMEEGNRIIDAINAAGGYLPDADSRLLNHAMKLTDELLVYVPLVGEELLESEVSLVLQQNPQDKDGLVNINTADESLLMTINGIGLAKASAIINYRDEHGPFSSLESIMDVSGIGQKTFEKLEHQIKVD, encoded by the coding sequence GTGCTGTTTCTATCATTTGTATCCGATAATTGGCGCAAGTTTCTATTCCCTATGGCAGCAATCGCTGTGATCGTCGCTTTTTTGCTCATCCCCCATGGGCAAGCAGACAATGGACAACTTGTCTTAAGCGATCAAAATCCTTTAAAAGAAATAAACGAAGAAGCTAGCAAAGAAGTAAATGATACGGAATTATTAGTGCCTGCCGTTATTATGGTGGATGTAAAAGGTGCAGTCCGACATCCGGGTGTCTACACGATGGAAGAAGGAAATCGGATTATTGATGCGATAAATGCGGCAGGCGGTTATTTGCCTGACGCTGATTCACGTTTATTAAATCATGCTATGAAACTAACAGATGAACTACTTGTTTATGTACCTCTTGTAGGTGAAGAACTATTAGAGAGTGAAGTCAGTTTAGTTTTGCAACAAAATCCGCAAGACAAAGACGGTTTGGTAAACATTAATACAGCAGATGAAAGTTTACTGATGACGATTAATGGGATTGGTCTGGCGAAAGCCTCAGCTATTATTAATTACCGAGATGAGCATGGACCATTCAGTTCATTAGAATCAATTATGGATGTTTCAGGAATTGGGCAAAAGACATTTGAAAAACTAGAACATCAAATAAAAGTTGACTGA
- the holA gene encoding DNA polymerase III subunit delta — protein sequence MANATWKNIASGKIDPVYLLMGIEQHIFDSTIERLTKAIPDMDENSVIRFDLEETEVETVIEEADTLPFLQDHKLIIASNASFLSGQDKKRNAVEHNIELLENWLDNPSPTATVVFIAPFENLDGRKRITKKMRKTATVIEANRLQGRDLLTWIQHQAKVNGVHITAETAGSLVNMSGDSLLALSAEISKMTTYLGGTGEITDDLIELLVPRTPEMDVFRLTDSYVSGNIGKTISIYHDLLRNGEEPIMLTSLIAGHIRLMIHVQSLRKKGYQQQQIAKTLQVHPYRVKLMMENRNIPNENRLLSIIKELAAIDFKLKSTGGRRERVLELFLMDPLRG from the coding sequence ATGGCAAACGCAACTTGGAAAAATATTGCTTCGGGAAAAATTGATCCGGTATATTTACTTATGGGGATTGAACAACATATTTTTGACTCGACAATTGAGCGGTTAACAAAGGCGATACCGGATATGGATGAAAATTCAGTTATCCGATTCGATCTTGAAGAAACAGAAGTGGAAACAGTTATTGAAGAAGCCGATACATTGCCATTTTTACAAGATCATAAATTGATTATCGCAAGCAATGCATCATTTTTAAGCGGACAAGATAAAAAGAGAAATGCGGTTGAGCATAACATAGAATTGCTCGAGAATTGGCTTGACAATCCTTCTCCAACTGCAACTGTCGTTTTTATAGCGCCATTTGAAAATTTAGATGGCCGAAAAAGAATAACGAAAAAAATGAGGAAAACTGCGACAGTAATTGAGGCAAATCGACTGCAGGGAAGAGACTTATTAACTTGGATTCAACACCAAGCTAAGGTGAATGGCGTTCACATTACCGCTGAAACTGCCGGGAGCCTTGTCAATATGTCGGGTGACAGTCTTTTGGCTCTATCGGCCGAGATTAGCAAGATGACGACTTACCTAGGCGGAACAGGTGAAATAACGGATGATCTAATTGAATTGCTAGTTCCAAGAACGCCTGAAATGGATGTTTTCAGATTAACAGATTCATATGTATCAGGAAATATCGGTAAAACCATTTCGATTTACCATGATTTACTTCGTAATGGTGAAGAGCCGATTATGTTAACCTCGTTAATTGCTGGGCATATTCGGTTGATGATACATGTTCAATCATTGCGCAAAAAAGGATACCAACAACAACAAATTGCGAAAACCCTGCAAGTTCATCCTTATCGCGTAAAGCTAATGATGGAAAATAGAAATATACCAAACGAGAATCGGTTGTTATCAATTATCAAAGAACTTGCCGCTATTGATTTCAAGTTGAAATCGACTGGCGGAAGGCGAGAGCGTGTATTGGAACTGTTTTTAATGGATCCTTTACGCGGTTAG
- a CDS encoding YqeG family HAD IIIA-type phosphatase, with protein MYKRFLPDEFVKDVFHIKPEKLVEKGIKGIITDLDNTLVEWDRPEATPEIIEWLKGMQAAGIQVTIVSNNNEGRVKVFSDPLGIPFVFDARKPLLKSFVKARKLMGIEKEETVVIGDQLLTDILGGNRKGLHTILVVPVATSDAFFTKFNRMIERRIMAGLKRRGLITWEE; from the coding sequence TTGTATAAACGCTTTTTACCAGATGAATTCGTGAAAGATGTTTTCCATATAAAGCCTGAAAAGTTGGTTGAAAAGGGTATTAAAGGAATTATTACAGATTTAGATAACACGCTTGTAGAATGGGATCGTCCTGAAGCAACCCCTGAAATAATCGAGTGGTTAAAAGGGATGCAGGCTGCAGGCATTCAAGTTACAATCGTTTCAAACAATAACGAAGGTCGAGTTAAAGTTTTTTCGGATCCTTTAGGTATTCCTTTTGTTTTTGACGCGCGAAAGCCGCTACTGAAATCGTTCGTGAAAGCCCGTAAACTTATGGGGATTGAAAAAGAAGAAACCGTTGTCATTGGAGACCAACTTTTAACTGATATACTCGGAGGGAATCGTAAAGGACTACATACGATACTTGTCGTGCCTGTTGCAACTTCAGATGCATTTTTCACGAAGTTTAACCGCATGATTGAAAGAAGAATTATGGCTGGCCTAAAGCGCCGCGGTCTAATTACTTGGGAGGAATAA
- the aroE gene encoding shikimate dehydrogenase: MKKWYAVIGDPISQSMSPSMHDEWFENNELQATYIPVHVKEENLEDAVLSLKTLGCSGWNVTVPHKSSIIQYLDEIDSFAQQMNAVNTVEVLPNGLLRGSNTDGPGFVRSLEELYEVRCKESKVLIIGAGGAARGIGYALHKAGYGPITFTNRTLDKARQLCTEIPEAKALTIAEAEQSLSTYRLIIQTTSVGMNFAQKGMPLNPENIADGTVVADIIYNPLKTEFLIEAEKRGAFILNGTGMFVHQGALAFEKWTGIRPNTEEMNEKITDTLGGTYVNR; this comes from the coding sequence ATGAAAAAATGGTACGCTGTAATTGGCGATCCAATCAGTCAATCGATGTCTCCAAGTATGCATGATGAATGGTTTGAAAATAACGAGCTGCAGGCAACTTACATTCCAGTCCATGTTAAAGAAGAAAACCTTGAGGACGCGGTTCTCAGTTTGAAAACTCTAGGTTGCAGTGGGTGGAATGTGACAGTTCCGCATAAAAGTTCAATTATCCAATATTTGGATGAAATTGACTCATTTGCGCAACAAATGAACGCGGTCAATACGGTAGAAGTGCTTCCAAATGGTTTACTGCGTGGATCAAATACGGATGGACCAGGATTTGTCCGCTCACTTGAAGAGTTATACGAAGTGCGGTGTAAAGAAAGCAAAGTGTTGATAATCGGTGCGGGCGGTGCGGCGCGTGGAATTGGTTATGCCCTTCATAAAGCTGGCTACGGTCCAATTACTTTTACGAATAGAACGTTAGACAAAGCCAGGCAATTATGCACCGAAATACCGGAAGCAAAAGCTCTGACTATAGCGGAAGCCGAACAATCATTGTCAACGTATCGTCTGATTATCCAGACGACTTCAGTCGGTATGAACTTCGCGCAAAAAGGCATGCCATTAAATCCGGAAAATATTGCTGATGGAACTGTCGTTGCCGATATTATTTATAATCCCCTTAAAACTGAATTTCTTATAGAAGCTGAAAAAAGAGGGGCATTTATACTAAATGGCACTGGGATGTTTGTTCATCAAGGCGCGCTTGCATTTGAAAAGTGGACAGGCATTCGTCCGAATACAGAAGAAATGAATGAAAAAATTACAGATACACTTGGAGGTACTTATGTTAACAGGTAA